The Mangifera indica cultivar Alphonso chromosome 12, CATAS_Mindica_2.1, whole genome shotgun sequence DNA window CCTGACTTACCCCCGAGTAATTGCGATTATTGCCTTCGTCAGTCTGTATCTAAATACCAGAGTTGCTGTCATGGGAAGCAAGGAGGTTATGTTGATAGGCCGAACTGTGTTTTTCGCTGGGATTTGTATCCCTTTTATGATTCAATTGAGGCTCAatctccatctccatctcctccaccaccaccgAGAATTTCTCCTCCACAGGTAACTAATGAGATACCTGGTAAGCACGAgcttaatttaactcaaatttataaagGGAATTTCAGATCTAATCattgaatttttgtattatatatatctgTGCCCTTTATGATTTTTGCAGACAAAGGAGGCATTTCCCCTGTAGCTGTTGCAATTATTGTTGTCTCTATAATTTTTACCATAGCAGTATTTGCTGCTGTCAGTTATGTCCCTttaagaaggagaagaaaggcGAAGAAGGAGATAAGAAGAAAGCAAGAGTTAAAGGGTTAGTCATTTATGCATTGTTTTTTATGTTAAGGGTTATCAAATTTAAGGATGAAATTTTAACTAGAATAGAGgtccattataatttttttcatttatcagTAGCCATATTTTTATATGCTAACTTGACACTAATTTTAAGATGACGCTGATGAAATTGAGCCTGTGGAATCCCTGCAATTCGACTTCAGCACTATCAAAGCTGCAACTGATAATTTTTCCACTGGTAATAAGCTTGGACAAGGTGGATTTGGTTCCGTTTACATGGTAATTGAGAAAGTGACAAGGAGCACTGATTGATCAAAATTGTATTCAGTCGTAAAGCTTGAGTTCTCAAGTCGAgttgcaattcaatcattttacagttacctctttttttttttttgtttcttaataTGATTTCAGGGAAGACTTCCAGACGGACAGGATATAGCCGTGAAAAGGCTGTCCAGAGATTCAGGACAAGGAGATCTAGAATTTAAAAATGAGGTCCTCTTGATGGCCAAGCTTCATCACAGAAATCTAGTTAGGCTTCTAGGTTTCTGCTTGGAAGATAAAGAAAGGCTTCTTATATATGAGTTTGTGCCAAATTCAAGCCTAGATAACTTTGTATTTGGTATGCTTTCACTacgtttttgtttctttaacaAAAATGAGTTGTGTTACTATGTATTCTTCTTGGGGACATATGTAGCATTTAAAAAGCAAATGCTTCTGTTTAGATATATGCAACTTGTTAAAAGCTTTGGTTTTTATGAATTCATAGATCCAACCAAGCGATTATCATTAGATTAGGAAATCCGATACAAAATCATAAGAGGCATAGCTCGAGAAATTTTATACCTTCACGAAGATTCAAGATTAAAAATCATTCATCGTGACATAAAAGCAAGTAACATTCTCTTAGATAAAGATATGACTccaaaaatttcagattttgggATGGCAAAGTTATTCGAATTCGATCAAACTCGAGGTGATACAAGTAGAATTGTTGGAACCTTGTAAGTATATGCTACAACATACTTAGACATCTCAGATAGCTCTGATTTTCAGTATAACTAACTAATTTCAACTTATGCAGTGGGTATATGCCTCCTGAATATGTGTATTATGGACACTTTTCAGTCAAATCCGATGTTTTCAGCTTTGGCGTATTAGTCTTGGAAATCATAACTGGCCAAAAGATCAATAGCTTTTGCGGCGGAAAAGAAGGAGAGAACCTGCTAACTTATGTAAGCAAAAATCTTTTACCATGAAAGGTTGAAAATCAGACAAAGGCACTGATATTGTATTGTTCATTTTTTGCAGGCATGGAGAAATTGGAAAGAGGAGACAGCTTTAAACATGATAGATCCCACTTTAAGGGGTCATTTCAGTGGTGAAATTATCAGATGTATTCATATTGGATTACTTTGTGTTCAAGAAAATGAAGCTGATAGACCAACGATGACTGCAGTTGTTCTCATGCTTACTAGCGGCTCTGTGTCTATCGCAGTGCCCTCAAAACCTGCATTTTACATGAACACATCCGTGAGACCGGATGATTCAACAAGAATCACTTTGCGTGGTAGATCAAAAATCAATGATGCCCAATTTACAGTGAATGAAGCTTCAATTACCGAGTTGTATCCTCGATAATGTATAATGATGATGGATCTTTAAGCttgttcatattattattattttttttaaagcttttgGGTTTCAATAATTTCAGATCCTTTGCTTTTGATCTAGAATGATATGCAAGTCATTAAACTGAAGTATTAATTAAAGGACTTTTTAATAGTTAGTACAATTTTCCTgaaaacacttattttaatttaacaattcaaataaaaaatatgtatttatttgaatatacaaaatgaATAGGTATGATATTATTCTTATTCAAAAAGTGATTTATGCATCATAATTGATAAATCTATTAGAtagatttctttattttatcgGACACAactttacatattaaaaaaaaaaaaaagataataaggGTGCAAAAAAGATTTCATAGAAGATCTTAAGGATAGATATGACATTCGGGtgaaatgacttattcccacccgaGGCATACTGTGATCCAAAACTGATACAtgctaactttaaaaaatccaaaGTTTCGCTTATGAgtcaatttctgttaaaatttttaattagagttagaggtaaaatcatcattttaacaataatattagaaaaatatgtaattcattattttttcatctctaagttttaaaaattaataatttcacctttagttaaagtttttaattttgaaaagtgacagtTTCCCTCCAAAACCTTTCCTCTCCTCTTTGGCAACATCTCCAATCATCAGGGATTTCTACTAAACTCCTTAACCCATCTTTGACCACCACCTTGGTCTAGATTAGACGAATCCAAACAATTTGGACAACAAAGGCATCACCAAAAGACGCTTCATTTGGATTCCTTTAATCCAGATGAATCCAGACCAATGTGGTGGTCAACGATGAGTTAAGGAGTTTTGTGGAGGCCGTTGGTGGCTGGAGAAAAGTGGaaagaaaaccctaggttttggggGGGAAATACgacttttcaaaactagaaaacttTGACCAGTTGtgaaattgtcaattttttaaacttaagggtgaaaatataaagaattatatatatttttaatattattatcaaaataacaattatactcCTAActgtaactaaaattttttatagaaattagCTCATAGGTggaattttgggtttttaaaagttagtggGTATCAGTTTTGGATTACACTATACCTTGGGgggaaatatgacttttcaaaaccAGAAAACTTTAACTTGTTGTGaaattgtcagtttttaaaaattgtcaatttttcgAAATAGCGATTATAACCCTTACCCTAACTAAAAGTTTTTATAGAAATTGACTTTTAAAAacgccaaacgactatttcccacccaaggtttagctttttctcaaaagtcccccctttaactatggaaacaccaaacacccacccatagccggttagatttaaccaaaccctaacggtggtaggggtaaaatcgtcatttttgctataatattaaaaataaactaaaatagaatctaattttacccccctaaactttaaaaactaaaattttcccccaccctaagttttaaaaaatcacagtttcaccctagggtttggttttgaaatctccggcgacctctccgacTCCGTTGCTGACGgtcgctccctcccgaagcaacctctccttccgacgatctctttcctcccatttggaggtccgatcgacgtccGGAGActccgtgggagacgaagaacttcgtcgggaagacgaagcttcgtcttcccagacgaagccgacgtcgtcgtcttcccagaggtcttcttctgggaagacgatcgtctttccagacgaagacgacggcgtcatcttcgtctgggaagacgaagaacttcgtcttcccgacgaagttcttcgtctcccacgacgtctccgggcgtcgatcggacctccaaatgggaggaaagagatcgccggaaggagaggttgcttcgggagggagcggccgtcggcaacggagccggagaggtcgccggagatttcaaaaccaaaccctagggtgaaaatgcaattttttaaaacttaggcagggggaaaatttcagtttttaaagtttaggggggtaaaaggagataaaattttcagacgttagggtttggttaaatctaaccggccatgggtgggtatttggtgtttccatagttaaaggggagacttttgagaatacatcaaaccttgggtgggaaatagtcgtttggccttttaaaaatataaacgacTTTTCAAAACAAGAAAACTTTAACCAGTTGtgaaattgtcaatttttaaaacttaggagtgaaaatttaatgaattatatatatttttaatattattatcaaaataacaattatacccCTAActgtaactaaaattttttatagaaattagCTCATAAGTggaattttgagtttttaaaagttagtgaGTATCAGTTTTGGATTACATTATAcctggggggggggggggggaaacGACTTTTCAAAACCAGAAAGCTTTAACTTGTTGTGaaattgtcagtttttaaaaattatcaattttttaaaataacgattATAACCCTTaccctaactaaaattttttacagAAATTGACTCATAAGTTaaactttgagtttttaaaagttaatggaTATTAGTTTTGGATCACACTATACcagggtgggaaatagtcatttgacctagTATTTAAAAGTTTTCTTTGTTGTAACATGAATTTTGGACAATttttataagagtaatattatatttatttattttaagtaaataaatgaatacataaataaatatatatttatatattatataattcagtattattttattcaaaattatcttgggtaaacataattttattatttttagcccCATGATTGTAAATAAAGAAACTTTTCCAAAGATGGGAAACGAGTATTTCCAACCCAATACACGGTTATGCATTcccttttctttatatttaattagtcatGGTCTTCTGCATTAATAACACCAGTCAATATTATATAGTCAAAGTCTTTAATCAAATATGGTATTGGATAGGGGTCTACAAAATTAACCGCTATCCAAATTGAACCActattcaaatcataaatttaattaaaaagaagataCTTGTAAATTCGGTTTGAttattggtttaaaattttacaaaaactgaatttaagcaaataaaatattattaacttaAAAGTCAATCTACAGAATCATATTAGCAAGACGACTGTTTGCCTTTCCAAAGAAAATTTCATCTTTCAAATATTGTACTTTGTACTCTATCACAGGACTCCACCACTCCCCTGCAGGCTGCATTCAACCATTTCAACTCTTTACATTTTCATCTTTCAACTCtttcacattttcttctttcaactTTTCAGTTCACATTTTCTTCTACAATCGCCCGGCACCaacatttcaaataattatattgctCTCTCCATTTTGTATCCATTGAGTTGTTCAGGTAAAAATTGTTTCTTCTCTAAGCCTTCTTTTAGCAATCCATTTCTTCTCTTTGCAAGCTTATCTTGTTCTGTATCCTCCTCAGGACCTCAGCTCCACTCTTCCCCTCGCCATCACTAATATACTATCAGTTATTCTGTTTTTTAATGATTCCAAGGTCGTCGATGATGATTTTAGCATTTTGATCTTGTCTTCGAGTCTTCAACTACTCCAATtccattttttctctcttctgtTCATCAGTCTATGTTCGACGACAGTCACAAATCTTTTTCAGTCGAAATTTCAACCGATATTGCATGACAATCTCCATTTTTTGTTTAGCCCTCTCGGTAATTATCATGATATTTACATTTTAATCTACACAGGTTCTGTACCATACACTCAAAAATCGGGTAACCAAAAATTTGGTTCGGTTTTCCTCAAAATCGATTCGGTTAACAATCGATTTTTATAAAACATCGGTTTGGTTTTGGtttagaattttctttgaaCCAGAAATTTGGTTCGGTTTACAAATCTCTCAGACCGGTTCGGTTACCTGACTTTAAACACCCCTAGTATTGGTATGACAGTTCTGATACTCGAGTTTAGCAACCATGGCTCAAGTTCGATAACTTTAATAGCATGACTATTCATGTATCAATGCCATGTCATAATCCTACCAGTCTCTTGGATAAAACTCATGTTCTTAAGCCATACATTTCTGTACTAGGACCGCCATCTctaagttattaaaatttgtatcttGTTTCATCTTCTCAAACTGTTAAATTGAATTAGACATGAGAATTACCTCAAAATGCCATGGCTTTTACAATTCTACTTCGTCTTCCTACTTTCCTCTCTAAAGGCATCACTTCAAGCAATGGCCAGACttgtttatattcttttttttttttttctggttttgaGTTTCAATAATTTCGGATCCGCTGCTTTTGATCTAGAATGATATGTAAGTCGTTGAACTCAATTGTTAATTAAAGGAATTGTTTATAGTCTGAATTCCTTTCCTGCATCAATATTTATTCTTCAGAATGTTTTGCTTTAGCAGTGATGTTCATGAATTATCAAGAATACAAGAAATTAAGGGAATAAATTGTCAAGAACGTTTACAACACTTCAAACTTTCTATCCCAATCaacaaagactttgatttttcttctttcttattgTTTAAATGGTGAAGCATCTTTATTCGGTGATGCAGAcagaagttaaaattttaattaagctGTCACAAAACTTGatgttcttttaatttttaatttgaaccaCTTTCCAAATACTATTTCATTATGACAGTCTGCTGTGAGAGATTAATAGTAAattctttgtaataatttttttagtttaaattttcttcaactttcaaGTTTAATTTCAGGAGATGTctggaaaattttgaattttttagaattttcaaatttttgaacatttagaattttcaaattttggatactCAAGCTCGACAAGTTGCTTTAATTGTGAGAGATTTTTTCCTGACGTGTTTTACGGGCTAAGTGAAATAATGtcataattgataaatttcttagatttttttaattgacacagcttcaaattttaaaaataacaataaaaccatCTCTCACGAATATATACAACAGATATACAGGtggatattattatatatttaagttttattttatttttaataataaaagaaaattaaatttcatattataattcagtattattgcaaaatttttaattatatgcaaTACATTATTAATGTAtatgttttatgtataaataatattatatatatataaaatatatataattttgtaggAAATGGGTCCAAACGTGCTAGACGGGAAGCTTCATTGCATTTATACTTTGCAGTGACCAATTGAATTGCTTTTCGGGTAGAGAAGACTCATTGACCATTTCAAACAGCAATTAGTCCTTCACTTTGGCATTTAAAGGCCAGAATTTCAGGTTAGTGATACAAGCAATCTACAGAAATGGCTTCACTAAAATTGCTATTCGTGTGGTGTTCCATCGTTATCTACCTTTGTTCTCTCACCTTTGCCCAGGGTGATCGCCTCAATACCATCTGTTTATATGACAAGGGAAACTTCACTGCAAATAGTAGCTACAAGGCAAACCTGAAGCACCTCCTCTCTTCTCTCACTTCCAACAATAAAATCGACTATGGTTTCTACAACGCCTCATACGGCAAAGGCACTGCCAAAGTTAACGCAATGGCACTTTGTAGAGGAGATGTTCAGCCGGACAATTGCCGTAGTTGCATCAAGAATTCATCTTCCGAACTTACAGAAAGCTGCCCCAACCAGAAAGAAGCTGTTATCTGGTACGATGATTGCATGTTAAGGTACTCAAACCGTTCCTTCTTTGGTAATATGGAATTCGGGCCTTACTTTTCGATGTATAATTTAAACAATGTTACGGAAGTAAATCAATTTCATGAGGTGTTGAGAAACTTACTGAATAACTTGACAAAAGAAGCAGCCTCTGGTGATTCTCTTCGGAAGTTTGCAACGGGAAATTCAACTACGGCGAGCTCTCAGCACATATATGCACTTACGCAGTGTACTCCTGACCTGTCTGAGAAGCAATGTGTTGATTGCCTAAATAATGCGACTTCCTTGCTTCCACAGTGCTGTGATCGAAGTATAGGAGGGCGGGTTATTTCACCTAGTTGTAATTTCAGGTACGAGCAAAATATTTTCTATGACTCTACTGTTCATGCTGTTACACCCTCGCCCTCtccatcaccatcaccatctTCACCAACACCATCATCGTCGGAAGCACCATCGCCACAATCACTATCACCATCGCCACAATCACTATCaccaacaccaccaccaccatcggAAGACGACTCAAAatctccatctccatctccaCCTCCGGGGCCGACTAATCCTGCCGCACCGGAAGAAGACACAAAATCTCCACAACCGCCTCCGGCGCCAACTAATTCTGCACCATCGACAGGTATATATTCATGGTTTATGCATTACAAAAGTAGATCTACCTTGTTCTATATGAATTCAAATAGATCtttatcaagtttgaaaaaattaacttGTTTTGCATTAATACGTCACtgaaaaaaaacagtttttgcacagaatgacaacaataaattTCGTTTCTATTAGAAATAGAGATTTGAAAAACGCATAGATAAATTGTTCTGCATTAATCTAGTTAATGAAATTGTACTTATGGTGTTTGCAGGAAAGCAGATTGCAGTTCCCTTGTTGCTTTTGCAATATTTGTTATCTACTTcaggaatttttttttagttaaaaaaaaaaaagctgtttcaatttcttttacAGCATGTAAAACGTGGTATTTGTATTGTTACAGTGGGAAAAATATCTACCTAAATAAAGTTGACTTAGCAATTGATAAAataagtgttatatatataattttatacacaaaaaataatatatcattatatgattaaaaaattaaaaattaaagataaaataataatacatcgctgtttatacacaaaaattttgcatatgatattattgtttatgaaaagATCGCAGCACTTTTCAGCATGCTAGATAAAGGAAAGTTAACATCTCCGtgaaattaacaaaacaaaataattcacGTGCTAAAAATGCCGTCTAATTTCGAAGAAACAATTATGTTCACATATGAATTTCATAGCCTCATAGTTGTTCATAGACGTATCCTTATTATTCACATAGTGAAAAGAGTCTTGTCTTAAACGTAAAAGCAAAGGGACTggtgcataatttttttaagaaagaaaattaattattattgaagaagaagaagaagaagagattgtgAAGATTGATACAAAgatactattttaattaatatccccaaaTTAGGTGAgatttaaataagaataaattttatattataattttttaggtgaAAAACTTGTTtccaaataagaaaaattataaacatttgacaaatatgtgtgtgtgtgtgtgtgtctatatatatatattttgcattaaatttttgagatgaaataaaatttttattcaaagttgtttgttagagttgttactatatttttgaacttatggTACATATTAACTCACTAGCATGAACATCTTCATATTGAAGTCAAAAGACTTAAACTTTTCAATGATGTACTTACATCTTCTTAACAcgaaatttttgtatttatatactaTCATCTTTAAGAGTATCTCCTTCCTCTTCTTATCTAATTGCAACAATGATTTTCCTTTTAGTTAAAACATACATGACTTAGTGCTCAGTTGGATGATTAAAGAAGGCATTAATGTTCATTCGATTAGTACTGTGTGAAGATCATCCGTTGGAAGAGGAATAAAATCCATATCCTCTATAGTCTTCTTTGCATTTCCACAAAGAGCACTAAAAATAAGACACCAAAGTTGGGTGGCTTACCAAAGTCAATTCCAGAAGCCGTGTCATTATTATTGGTTTTCATCGTGGTGGCCCCTCTTTACAGCTTGCGCTTGGATGGTAGAAAGCGATGCAACACTTTTTGTCTGCAAAATCTTTGGTCTCTTTATTTTTTGGGGTTAAAATTTGAGGTTGGATGTGTTTTGTTTATATCATTATCAATGCTTACTATGAGACACTAGTCCTCGTCATAAATAGCTCTAAcacaatataattttctttctctcattaaattatatttctttttgacTCTTTCAACTTAGCGTGTTTTAGAGTTTAACTATTGACTCTTCCAGATCCATTTTCCACATAGAAATTTCACAAGTCGTGATTAGTCAGCATTCAATCTCggttttctaaattattatgTGACTCCCCCACACGGAAACTTCACAGGAATCATGTTCAGTCCCTACGTAATAAAGTCATGCTTATGATCACGTTCCTCCTCTGAGGTATCAGGTTTTCAAAATGCCTCCCCCAAGTATCAGAAATTCTTAAAAACCTCCCCTCAAATTTCAGTATTCATgttctatttctttttgttgCTGGCGGCTGTGTTAGCTGTGTGAAAATGGTAAGTGTTGTCATCgataactaaattaaaatcctaaattcctgtaacaaaaatgtagtaaagaaaAGTAAGGATCGTTCTCTCGAAGAGTTTCAATTAGTACGTcgtcacaaatcaatcaaaataaagaataaatggGTATTTTGAATTGgatgcaaattataattaaaaacaataataaaaattcagaaaaaataatttaaaacaaataatcaattagacaaaccttggtctatagtcacatccaccattggaactacgattgattaTTGACAACcaaaactatcaaattaattattcaaatattcgttgtggtattaattacttatctttccttatgattagttaacaaaaaacatgtatttcagttaacctttattgattaataattcggatacgatctcgaatttaattaaacaatagtattaagaattagaaaaaccaACGAAGTAAGACAACACAAGCGTAcgatgttgcatttaatctagttaaatatttttcctAGGAATTACAGTTTCTGATgcaacaaacaataaatctcaGTTGCCACTTCAATTAGATGAAtcgaacaattacggattcaacatcTAAACTAGTATTAGATCGTATTAATCAATTAACTAATCACGCGCCTAAGTAATcaactaatacaatcataataaataattaacgaaaataatcaatacttgaataattaaaatatgtattaaagaacaaaacttaatctcacaattcttgaagtttcatggtttcagatcccttcaactaAGAGAAAAAGGTTTAGCCACTATAAACCATCCTAAGCAAATCACAAATCCAAAAAAATGTTGTTGCCAATTACAATAATGAATGATCccgcaaaataaaaaaatatatatatatattttcgcCCTACTTAAATCtggaaataaaagataatactAATCTCCTTATCTACCCAAACAAAttt harbors:
- the LOC123192777 gene encoding putative cysteine-rich receptor-like protein kinase 16; amino-acid sequence: MRIPQHAMAFTILLRLLTFLSIGITFSNGRRCYGTANFTTNSTYGKNRNLIVSTLAANVSTKGGFYTATIGQDTNQVYASALCRGDSSTEVCSSCVNSTFHDLVTNCTNQSQAIDWEVFCVVRYSNQRFYGVLQLDPTESGYNTGDLNMNLTLFDQIWESLMDRLVTKASMGSSMLKFATGEANLTLFRKIYSLMQCTPDLPPSNCDYCLRQSVSKYQSCCHGKQGGYVDRPNCVFRWDLYPFYDSIEAQSPSPSPPPPPRISPPQVTNEIPDKGGISPVAVAIIVVSIIFTIAVFAAVSYVPLRRRRKAKKEIRRKQELKDDADEIEPVESLQFDFSTIKAATDNFSTGNKLGQGGFGSVYMGRLPDGQDIAVKRLSRDSGQGDLEFKNEVLLMAKLHHRNLVRLLGFCLEDKERLLIYEFVPNSSLDNFVFDFGMAKLFEFDQTRGDTSRIVGTFGYMPPEYVYYGHFSVKSDVFSFGVLVLEIITGQKINSFCGGKEGENLLTYAWRNWKEETALNMIDPTLRGHFSGEIIRCIHIGLLCVQENEADRPTMTAVVLMLTSGSVSIAVPSKPAFYMNTSVRPDDSTRITLRGRSKINDAQFTVNEASITELYPR
- the LOC123192258 gene encoding cysteine-rich repeat secretory protein 38-like, producing MASLKLLFVWCSIVIYLCSLTFAQGDRLNTICLYDKGNFTANSSYKANLKHLLSSLTSNNKIDYGFYNASYGKGTAKVNAMALCRGDVQPDNCRSCIKNSSSELTESCPNQKEAVIWYDDCMLRYSNRSFFGNMEFGPYFSMYNLNNVTEVNQFHEVLRNLLNNLTKEAASGDSLRKFATGNSTTASSQHIYALTQCTPDLSEKQCVDCLNNATSLLPQCCDRSIGGRVISPSCNFRYEQNIFYDSTVHAVTPSPSPSPSPSSPTPSSSEAPSPQSLSPSPQSLSPTPPPPSEDDSKSPSPSPPPGPTNPAAPEEDTKSPQPPPAPTNSAPSTGKQIAVPLLLLQYLLSTSGIFF